In bacterium, one genomic interval encodes:
- a CDS encoding nucleoside-binding protein: MSNRSCLLAALACALMFVAAQPAEAATWSNTELHLQYGSLDTPSFAGGGDKDTLIFTFQHASGWKYGDNFLFFDVLSSEDGGFNDNDTYGEWYSYVSFRKVAG; the protein is encoded by the coding sequence ATGTCTAACCGAAGTTGTCTCCTCGCCGCCCTTGCGTGTGCGTTGATGTTCGTCGCCGCGCAGCCGGCCGAAGCTGCGACCTGGAGCAACACCGAGCTGCATCTCCAGTACGGCTCCCTCGATACTCCGAGCTTCGCCGGAGGGGGAGACAAGGACACGCTGATTTTCACCTTCCAGCATGCCAGCGGCTGGAAGTACGGCGACAATTTCCTGTTCTTCGACGTCCTCTCGTCGGAAGACGGAGGGTTCAACGACAACGACACCTACGGAGAGTGGTACTCGTACGTCAGTTTCCGCAAGGTCGCAGG